A DNA window from Malus domestica chromosome 12, GDT2T_hap1 contains the following coding sequences:
- the LOC103450735 gene encoding CBL-interacting serine/threonine-protein kinase 14 → MPEIDVVTDNGDDSGADEVNLFGKYEVGRLLGRGAFAKVYHARNVHTEQSVAIKAVSKQKVLKGGFAAHVKQEISIMRRLGHPHIVKLNEVLATKTKIYFIMEFAKGGELFTKISKGRFSEHLSRRYFQQLISAVGYCHSRGVYHRDLKPENLLLDENWNLKVSDFGLSALTEQVRSDGLLHTLCGTPGYVAPEILAKKGYDGAKIDIWSCGIILFVLNAGYLPFNDPNLMVMYRKIYKGDYRVPRWTSPELKHLISRLLDTNSETRITVDEILKDPWFEKGYRETKFDFEDFGLEDMRDGDSDKTSSLNAFDLISFSSGFDISGLFSKSAISDCGERFVSAETPERIMEKVEEVAKAGDVSVTEKKSWGAKLAGKNGNFVVMVGIYRLTEKLVVVELNLRQREVESGPQIWIDKLRPQLNCLMYRPGEPVAGDC, encoded by the coding sequence ATGCCGGAGATCGACGTCGTCACCGACAATGGCGACGACTCCGGCGCAGACGAGGTTAACCTGTTCGGGAAGTACGAGGTTGGGAGGCTGCTGGGCCGCGGGGCCTTCGCGAAGGTGTACCACGCGCGGAACGTGCACACGGAGCAGAGCGTGGCGATCAAGGCCGTCAGCAAGCAAAAGGTCCTGAAGGGCGGGTTTGCGGCCCACGTTAAGCAGGAGATCTCTATCATGCGCCGTCTTGGGCACCCGCACATCGTGAAGCTCAACGAGGTTTTAGCGACTAAGACCAAGATCTACTTCATCATGGAGTTCGCCAAGGGCGGCGAGCTCTTCACGAAGATCTCCAAGGGGCGGTTCAGCGAGCATCTCAGCCGTCGGTACTTTCAGCAGCTGATCTCCGCCGTCGGATACTGCCACTCGCGGGGAGTGTACCACCGCGATTTGAAGCCCGAGAATCTGCTCCTCGACGAGAACTGGAACTTGAAAGTCTCGGACTTCGGGCTGAGCGCCTTGACGGAGCAGGTCCGGTCAGACGGTCTCCTCCACACACTCTGCGGGACCCCCGGGTACGTGGCGCCGGAGATTCTCGCGAAGAAGGGGTACGACGGCGCGAAGATCGACATCTGGTCGTGCGGCATCATTTTGTTCGTTCTGAACGCGGGCTACCTACCTTTTAACGACCCGAATCTCATGGTGATGTACCGCAAGATTTACAAGGGAGATTATCGGGTTCCGAGATGGACGTCGCCGGAACTGAAGCACCTGATTTCTCGGCTCCTCGACACGAATTCCGAGACGCGGATAACCGTCGACGAGATTTTGAAGGACCCGTGGTTCGAGAAGGGGTACCGGGAGACTAAATTCGACTTCGAGGACTTTGGCTTGGAGGACATGCGGGACGGGGACAGCGACAAAACGTCGTCGTTGAACGCGTTTGATTTGATTTCGTTCTCGTCTGGGTTCGATATCTCGGGGTTGTTTAGCAAGTCCGCGATATCCGACTGCGGGGAGCGGTTCGTGTCGGCGGAGACGCCGGAGAGGATAATGGAGAAGGTGGAGGAGGTGGCGAAGGCGGGGGACGTGTCGGTGACGGAGAAGAAGAGCTGGGGGGCGAAATTGGCGGGGAAGAATGGGAATTTTGTCGTGATGGTTGGGATTTACCGGTTAACGGAGAAGCTGGTCGTGGTGGAGTTGAATTTAAGGCAAAGAGAAGTTGAAAGTGGGCCGCAAATATGGATAGATAAGCTGAGGCCGCAGCTAAACTGTTTGATGTACCGACCGGGAGAGCCGGTCGCCGGTGACTGTTAG